From Bdellovibrionales bacterium, one genomic window encodes:
- the pbpC gene encoding penicillin-binding protein 1C, giving the protein MKRYGIVFLIVLVTALIASPFLKLKVLNGVSFSREVYDKNEVLLRLTLSGDEKYRIFTRLEDIHPQFVKSVLLLEDQYFYYHFGINPVALVRALLSINEDTGRSGASTITMQLARIRFGLKTRTLKGKLFQMVRALQLELTHSKKEILEAYLNLVPYGGPIEGVGAASRIYFHRSPKDLSLSESLLLAVIPQSPSRRSLVQGGETLNPSLLSARERLLRRWMEQHPGDREHLVNLQLPLVSQKLKSLPFLAPHFSEYALRMSTSVKIKTTLDLPQQKILEDKVKSYVERQSHFGIQNATALIVNHEDMSVVAAVGSKDFHDESIQGQVNGLLARRSPGSALKPFVYALAFQQGLGHPKTLLKDTPTEFALYDPENFDKKFLGPISTQEALIHSRNIPALTLSNQLRRPDFYEFLKSSDMHLPRDADYYGLSLVLGGTEISPWELAQFYAMLANKGRWQPLKIFETQKLESRQQLTPEASIVTLYMLTHTPPLHTGYHKKWTTSVYPVAWKTGTSHSFRDAWTVGVVGPYVVVTWVGNFDNAPNPQLIGRDMAAPLFFQIIDSLPDQHLKNPNWLQVAGTELKKINVCKLSGHLPGKYCPHQELTWYHPGVSPIKTCDIHRPVLISKRTGKRTCGELSGETAIEIYEFWPSDLKNLFAKAGIRRQEPPEFEAQCDLFAEDSKGQAPQITSPGRNISYLKSLSSASENNLMSLQAVADGDAKELYWFVDKNFIGKTKTDQTLQYSPTVGEHLISVVDDRGRADHRTIQIEAVQ; this is encoded by the coding sequence ATGAAACGCTACGGGATCGTCTTTCTTATTGTACTGGTCACCGCCCTCATCGCGTCGCCTTTTCTCAAATTAAAAGTTCTTAACGGGGTTTCCTTTTCTCGCGAAGTCTATGACAAAAACGAAGTCTTACTCCGCCTGACTCTCTCTGGGGATGAGAAGTATCGAATATTTACTCGCCTCGAGGACATTCATCCTCAATTTGTGAAATCGGTGCTGCTGTTAGAGGATCAATACTTTTACTATCATTTTGGAATCAACCCTGTAGCTCTGGTCCGAGCTTTACTTTCTATCAACGAAGATACGGGACGTTCCGGAGCTTCGACCATCACGATGCAGTTGGCACGAATTCGTTTCGGGCTAAAAACACGAACATTGAAAGGAAAGCTCTTCCAGATGGTGCGCGCCCTTCAACTGGAATTGACCCACTCCAAAAAGGAAATTCTCGAAGCCTACTTAAATCTTGTTCCCTATGGAGGACCCATCGAAGGAGTTGGTGCGGCCAGCCGTATTTACTTTCATCGATCCCCTAAGGATCTCAGCCTTTCGGAATCTTTGCTTCTCGCGGTGATCCCGCAAAGCCCAAGTCGTCGCAGTCTCGTTCAAGGGGGTGAAACGCTAAACCCTTCCCTCCTTTCGGCCCGAGAACGTTTACTTCGACGTTGGATGGAGCAACATCCCGGTGATCGCGAACATCTCGTCAATCTGCAGCTGCCATTGGTCTCTCAGAAACTTAAAAGTTTACCGTTTCTTGCTCCGCACTTTTCGGAATACGCGTTACGTATGTCGACCTCCGTCAAAATAAAAACAACTTTGGATCTTCCACAACAAAAGATCCTCGAGGACAAAGTCAAAAGTTACGTGGAACGGCAAAGTCACTTCGGAATTCAAAATGCAACGGCTCTCATCGTCAATCACGAAGACATGTCCGTAGTGGCCGCCGTTGGCTCGAAAGACTTCCACGATGAATCGATCCAGGGGCAGGTCAACGGTTTACTCGCTCGCCGCTCTCCCGGCTCGGCCCTTAAACCCTTTGTTTATGCTTTGGCCTTTCAGCAGGGCCTAGGACACCCCAAAACTCTACTAAAGGACACACCGACAGAGTTTGCTCTCTACGATCCCGAGAACTTCGATAAAAAGTTTTTAGGGCCGATTTCCACGCAAGAGGCTCTCATTCATAGCCGAAATATTCCTGCACTTACACTTTCCAATCAATTGCGCCGTCCCGACTTTTATGAGTTTCTTAAATCTTCAGACATGCATCTCCCTCGCGATGCCGATTACTATGGGTTGAGCCTGGTTCTCGGGGGAACCGAAATCTCCCCTTGGGAACTGGCGCAATTTTATGCCATGCTCGCCAATAAAGGACGTTGGCAACCTCTCAAAATTTTTGAAACTCAAAAATTAGAATCGAGACAACAACTCACGCCCGAAGCATCGATAGTGACCTTATACATGTTGACTCATACACCTCCACTTCACACGGGATACCACAAGAAGTGGACCACTTCGGTTTATCCCGTCGCCTGGAAGACAGGAACTTCTCATTCATTTAGGGACGCTTGGACGGTGGGGGTGGTCGGTCCCTATGTCGTTGTGACCTGGGTCGGAAACTTCGACAACGCTCCCAATCCTCAGTTGATTGGCCGAGACATGGCGGCACCTCTGTTTTTCCAAATCATCGATTCTCTACCTGATCAACATCTTAAGAATCCAAACTGGCTCCAAGTGGCGGGCACCGAGCTCAAAAAAATTAATGTCTGCAAACTCTCGGGCCATCTTCCAGGTAAATATTGTCCCCACCAGGAATTGACGTGGTATCACCCGGGAGTCTCCCCCATAAAAACTTGTGATATTCACCGCCCGGTTCTTATTAGCAAAAGAACTGGCAAAAGAACATGCGGAGAACTCTCTGGAGAAACAGCGATCGAGATTTACGAGTTTTGGCCTTCTGATCTCAAGAATCTTTTTGCCAAGGCCGGAATTCGCCGCCAGGAACCTCCTGAATTTGAGGCTCAGTGTGATCTCTTCGCGGAGGACTCCAAAGGACAGGCTCCGCAAATCACATCGCCCGGGCGGAATATTTCTTATCTTAAAAGCTTATCTTCCGCGAGCGAGAATAATTTAATGAGTTTACAAGCTGTCGCTGATGGCGATGCCAAAGAACTCTATTGGTTCGTCGACAAAAACTTTATAGGAAAAACCAAAACGGATCAGACGCTGCAGTACTCACCCACCGTGGGCGAGCATTTGATCAGTGTCGTCGATGATCGTGGCCGAGCCGACCACCGCACCATTCAAATTGAAGCGGTTCAATAG
- a CDS encoding AgmX/PglI C-terminal domain-containing protein: MKSSLIFFGLFVSISALAISNEEIHQAIVPHQYEVQVCYKNAVVRVPGLAGKLQVNFELDDKGKASKFTADSSSEIKDKTFVDCVLGKMPFWQFPKAPEGSKVSASYQFAFSAK; encoded by the coding sequence ATGAAATCCAGTTTGATATTTTTTGGGTTGTTTGTTTCGATCTCAGCTCTGGCAATTTCGAATGAGGAGATTCATCAAGCCATAGTGCCTCATCAATACGAGGTTCAGGTTTGCTACAAGAATGCGGTGGTACGGGTCCCGGGACTTGCAGGAAAGCTTCAAGTCAATTTCGAATTGGATGATAAGGGCAAAGCCTCGAAGTTTACGGCAGATTCGAGTTCAGAGATTAAGGACAAGACTTTCGTAGATTGTGTCCTTGGAAAAATGCCGTTTTGGCAATTTCCAAAAGCTCCTGAAGGTTCAAAAGTGAGCGCCAGTTACCAGTTCGCCTTTAGCGCGAAGTAA
- a CDS encoding TIGR02147 family protein, protein MAIFNFTNYKQFVREKVSLMPHRGRGQFRQMALHLGVNSTAISQIFKGSRHLTPEQGLRIAQFLGLSDLETRYFVNMIHKDRAGTHDLRDFYLKEEKKLLAEGKNIKSRIIEHNEISDENKAIFYSNWYYSGLRMLSALPTHNTPEEMADYFGLNRALVNKVITFLVDNGLCVEKDGKISVGPRTTYLDSNSPLINNHRRNWRLKALEKIQQPHDDDLFYSSPMSMSEKDKEALREELVALIAKFLKRIQKSPEEKLVCFNIDWFSF, encoded by the coding sequence ATGGCGATATTTAATTTTACGAATTATAAGCAGTTTGTTCGCGAAAAAGTCTCCCTGATGCCTCATCGAGGTCGAGGTCAGTTTCGGCAGATGGCACTTCATTTGGGTGTTAACTCTACGGCGATCAGCCAAATTTTTAAAGGATCTAGGCATTTGACTCCGGAGCAAGGCCTTCGTATCGCTCAATTTCTGGGATTGAGTGATCTTGAAACACGGTACTTCGTGAACATGATTCATAAAGATCGTGCCGGAACTCACGATCTCAGGGATTTTTACCTTAAAGAAGAAAAAAAACTACTGGCTGAGGGTAAAAATATTAAATCTCGGATCATCGAACACAACGAAATCTCCGACGAAAATAAAGCGATATTTTATTCGAACTGGTATTACAGCGGCTTGAGAATGCTATCTGCATTACCAACCCATAATACTCCCGAAGAGATGGCCGATTATTTTGGACTGAACCGAGCTCTCGTCAATAAGGTGATCACATTTCTTGTCGATAACGGACTCTGCGTGGAAAAAGACGGTAAAATTAGTGTCGGACCGAGAACAACTTATCTCGATTCAAATTCTCCTTTAATTAATAATCATCGACGAAATTGGCGTCTCAAAGCGCTGGAGAAGATACAGCAGCCCCACGATGACGATCTCTTCTACTCGTCGCCGATGTCTATGTCTGAAAAAGACAAGGAGGCTTTGAGGGAGGAGCTTGTGGCCTTGATTGCAAAGTTTTTAAAGCGAATTCAAAAATCTCCCGAAGAAAAACTTGTCTGTTTTAATATAGACTGGTTTTCTTTTTAA
- a CDS encoding alpha-2-macroglobulin: MGTLFHKIAILFRMIFGQWNWQPPQWLKFVSHKFRNSAIGKKWDQLVARAQQNPRKTKKMTLMAGLTSVAIIALGIGIQAYLDSLPKPDYVEISVSPPLATTPDTKTVYPVTLTFSKSAARLELIHRDVSSMVKMSPEVSGSWNWTDDKTLTFTPNAEAFKTDWLSGTEYSVTLNSKMFPDHVKFESYKKTFTTPAITLSMYSGRYYIDPLQPKNKKVVATVYASQPINTEEFKKSISITYQSADKSLLGGQGKSLTPQVTFNAYLTEAYIETENISIPEVDSVVEISIDKGIPSMRGGKPSAAVAQTKVDVPGKYSAFQIRDVKIIFARNEKFEPEQVFVFDTKTEVKSEDLQKALKVYLLPADHTPPGSKKVVKNYNWSSASEVSPALRKDLKEVDLQLLPTEETYTALHSFKLNVPIKRSLLIEITKGVKGLGDYELGKTYTEVIRVPDYTPELMFMSEGSILSLSGDRKIPLLARNIEKTKFNIGRVLPHQVNFMISKIFYSDDFKKPYTQDVDNMIMENFEEEQNLPMKSKTETIYFSLDLKPYIKNSKGFFIIRASGVSSNLPEAPEEFESEGDGEYASEEAGTYSPRSLEDRRLIMVTDLGLIAKQNTAGSTLVFVQNLRSGLPVEGATVEIIGNNGQAFISQTTDANGRVTFPKLDNYRNEKKPLAIVAKKSDDVSYLPYRMGDRQLSFSRFDVGGEIENADSDQLASMLFSDRGLYRPGDKVNIGIILRPKVKSDAITKLPLMLVVTDPRGHVFKREKIPVKTFSLQDFSFKTHDNSPTGDYVVSLVLIKKEKGNEREVIVGSTTIKVEEFVPDKLKITTQLIPYKTKGWIPLDKVDAKVYLKNLFGSAAESRKIKAEYTLTPVSPYIAKFKDYTFINPNSKDAQSVNESLTEKLTDQKGETDYQIDLKKFQGYYLLRFKAEGFEAEGGRSVDSMISTTVSQLDHLVGFKADGSLSFINKDTERNVKLISLNSDQDPSESSVKLALTEIKYVSSLMKQSDGTFKYQSIKKEKEIDTKDLKISKAGASIKLPTDKAGHYVYIVKNDKGDEINRIDFNVIGEANLSRSLDRNAELQIVLNKEDYQNGEEIELQIIAPYSGSGLITIERDTVYAQKWFKTSSNSTVEKIRIPEGLSGNAYVNVTFLRDINSKEIYMSPLSFGVQPFTVSLDQQKTQITLKSPEKVHPGEKLSIQYSASQPTSLILYGVDEGILQVARYKLPNPLLHFFRKRALQVETYQLLDLLLPEFSLLKEMSSTGGDGMEGSAGDNLNPFKAKGLAPVVFWSGVLNADTNTKTYTYDVPDYFNGSLRIMAVASSTSGVGSTESASFSRGDFIITPTTPVFIAPSDEIHVGVNVSNQIENSKSSTEVNLSVNTSEQLEVLGEKTKKLNIPQGREVGSSFVLKAGDRLGVADLQFSATNGKESATFKHQVSLRPATPLITTVETGIAGKWPLDLNLSRKMFKEKASNTLAISPTPLAISSGLIHFLNDFPHGCTEQIVSQTIPSLALMGQKDLPSHLKKAKEAHENLISVLRTRQTPQGGFSLYGNSNSDSHPASLYVIHYLLEARERGLDTPEDMSVAMTSYLQSSELRKVASLSLARTFAQALYLQARSGLVPTNDLNFLMEALQKSFKDQWRTDAIAIYIAGTYQLLQQEDKGWTLLKDLKMNETKVVDFSSYYDSISRDALLINMVSRHFPGRLKDVLNNEALQAFVKPILNRQLNTVQAAQVILAFSSLNTLAEKKGFPGSIQAQQIVSGQASPIALPNKLVSEVSVGLDAEKVTISGDESMLPVFYSMTQKGFDQTLPNQEIKKKIEVSRVFEDHKGKAVSTVKMGDEVTVKLRLRGVDKTYIPYIVIVDLFPAGFELLRDEVVSNAESLEKREDRLLVYTSASETLQEITYKLKATHKGKFSVPPVFAESMYDRSVQYIGVAQKITVD; the protein is encoded by the coding sequence TTGGGCACACTATTTCATAAAATCGCAATTTTGTTTCGAATGATCTTTGGCCAATGGAACTGGCAGCCGCCTCAATGGCTTAAATTTGTATCTCATAAATTTCGAAACTCAGCGATCGGAAAAAAATGGGATCAACTGGTGGCTCGCGCCCAGCAAAATCCTCGGAAAACCAAAAAAATGACTCTTATGGCTGGGCTCACCTCGGTGGCGATCATCGCGTTGGGAATTGGGATCCAAGCGTATTTGGATTCCCTGCCCAAGCCGGACTATGTGGAGATTTCGGTATCCCCTCCTCTTGCGACCACACCCGATACGAAAACGGTTTATCCCGTCACTCTTACTTTTTCGAAATCTGCGGCAAGACTCGAATTGATACATCGCGATGTTTCTTCAATGGTAAAAATGTCTCCCGAGGTGTCGGGCTCTTGGAATTGGACGGATGACAAAACGCTAACCTTCACCCCGAATGCCGAAGCTTTTAAAACGGATTGGCTCAGTGGCACGGAGTACTCCGTCACTCTAAATTCGAAGATGTTCCCAGACCATGTGAAGTTTGAATCCTATAAAAAAACCTTTACCACTCCTGCGATCACGCTCTCGATGTACTCAGGCCGATATTACATCGATCCCCTTCAGCCAAAGAACAAAAAGGTCGTCGCGACGGTCTACGCCAGTCAGCCTATCAATACCGAAGAGTTTAAAAAAAGTATATCGATCACCTACCAATCGGCAGATAAGTCTCTTCTCGGGGGACAAGGGAAGTCACTGACTCCTCAAGTGACTTTTAATGCATATCTGACAGAAGCCTATATAGAGACCGAAAATATTTCGATCCCCGAGGTCGACTCGGTCGTTGAAATTTCGATTGATAAAGGAATTCCGTCAATGAGAGGTGGAAAACCCAGCGCCGCAGTAGCACAAACCAAAGTGGATGTTCCGGGTAAATATTCGGCGTTTCAGATCAGAGATGTTAAAATTATTTTTGCTCGAAATGAAAAATTTGAACCCGAGCAGGTTTTTGTTTTTGATACAAAAACCGAAGTTAAATCCGAGGATCTTCAAAAGGCGCTCAAAGTTTACTTACTTCCCGCTGATCATACTCCTCCAGGCTCAAAAAAAGTTGTTAAAAACTACAACTGGAGCTCCGCAAGCGAAGTCTCACCGGCTTTAAGAAAAGATCTCAAAGAAGTTGACCTGCAACTTCTACCGACCGAGGAAACTTACACGGCTCTTCATAGCTTTAAACTCAACGTTCCGATCAAACGCAGTCTACTGATCGAGATCACAAAGGGAGTCAAAGGACTCGGTGATTACGAGCTCGGAAAGACCTACACGGAAGTGATTCGCGTTCCCGACTACACCCCTGAGCTCATGTTTATGAGCGAAGGCTCCATCTTAAGTCTTTCGGGAGATCGCAAAATTCCCCTCCTCGCAAGAAACATCGAGAAAACTAAATTTAATATCGGTCGTGTTCTCCCTCATCAAGTGAACTTTATGATCTCTAAAATCTTCTACAGCGACGATTTTAAAAAGCCCTACACCCAAGATGTGGATAATATGATCATGGAGAACTTCGAGGAGGAGCAAAATCTCCCGATGAAATCCAAGACCGAAACGATTTATTTTTCTCTCGACTTGAAACCCTATATCAAAAACTCGAAGGGATTTTTTATCATTCGCGCTTCGGGAGTGAGTTCGAACCTCCCCGAGGCCCCGGAAGAATTTGAAAGCGAAGGGGACGGTGAATACGCCAGCGAAGAGGCTGGGACCTACTCCCCTCGTTCTTTGGAAGATCGTCGACTCATTATGGTGACCGATCTTGGACTTATCGCCAAGCAGAACACCGCGGGATCCACTTTAGTTTTTGTTCAAAACTTAAGATCCGGCTTGCCCGTCGAGGGAGCCACCGTTGAGATTATTGGGAACAATGGGCAGGCCTTTATTTCTCAGACGACCGACGCCAATGGACGCGTTACATTTCCAAAACTCGATAATTACAGGAACGAGAAAAAGCCCCTCGCTATCGTCGCTAAAAAAAGCGACGACGTGTCTTACCTCCCCTACCGCATGGGAGATCGCCAGCTTTCTTTTTCACGCTTTGATGTGGGGGGAGAAATCGAAAATGCGGATTCGGATCAACTGGCTTCTATGCTTTTCTCCGATCGAGGACTGTATCGTCCTGGAGATAAAGTCAATATTGGGATAATTCTTCGACCGAAGGTCAAATCCGATGCGATCACAAAACTCCCGTTGATGCTTGTGGTGACGGATCCGAGAGGTCACGTTTTTAAACGCGAAAAAATCCCGGTAAAGACTTTTAGTCTGCAGGATTTTAGTTTTAAAACTCACGATAACAGCCCAACCGGCGATTACGTCGTGTCCTTGGTCCTGATCAAAAAAGAAAAAGGCAACGAGCGTGAAGTGATCGTGGGCTCCACAACAATAAAGGTGGAGGAGTTTGTTCCTGATAAATTAAAAATCACAACTCAACTTATTCCTTATAAAACCAAGGGGTGGATCCCATTAGATAAAGTTGATGCCAAAGTCTATTTGAAAAACCTTTTTGGTTCCGCCGCCGAAAGTCGAAAGATTAAAGCCGAATACACCCTCACTCCGGTAAGCCCTTACATCGCCAAATTCAAAGATTACACTTTTATTAATCCCAACAGCAAAGACGCTCAATCTGTGAACGAATCTTTGACCGAAAAATTGACGGATCAAAAAGGCGAAACAGATTACCAGATCGATCTCAAAAAATTTCAAGGCTATTACCTTCTTCGCTTCAAAGCGGAAGGGTTCGAGGCCGAAGGGGGCCGCTCGGTGGACTCTATGATTTCGACCACCGTGAGCCAGCTCGATCACCTTGTGGGCTTTAAAGCCGATGGATCTTTGTCATTTATCAATAAGGACACCGAGAGAAATGTAAAACTCATTTCCCTCAATTCCGATCAGGACCCTAGCGAGAGCTCGGTGAAACTGGCTCTGACCGAAATCAAATACGTTTCGTCGTTGATGAAACAATCGGATGGAACTTTTAAATATCAATCGATTAAAAAAGAAAAAGAAATCGATACAAAAGATCTAAAAATTTCGAAGGCCGGGGCGTCGATAAAACTTCCGACCGATAAGGCCGGCCACTACGTTTATATCGTAAAAAACGATAAGGGAGATGAAATCAATCGGATCGATTTTAATGTGATCGGCGAGGCCAACCTCTCTCGATCCCTGGATCGAAATGCCGAGCTCCAAATCGTTCTCAATAAAGAGGATTATCAAAATGGCGAAGAGATCGAACTCCAGATCATCGCGCCTTACAGTGGCTCAGGCCTCATCACCATCGAACGAGATACAGTATATGCTCAAAAATGGTTTAAAACATCCTCGAATTCAACGGTTGAAAAGATCCGTATTCCCGAAGGTCTATCTGGAAATGCCTATGTGAATGTGACTTTCTTGCGCGACATTAATTCCAAAGAAATTTACATGAGTCCTTTAAGCTTCGGAGTCCAACCCTTTACGGTGAGCTTAGACCAACAAAAAACTCAAATTACCCTTAAGTCTCCGGAAAAAGTTCACCCTGGAGAAAAACTCTCGATCCAATATTCCGCGAGCCAACCCACCTCTCTCATCCTTTATGGGGTCGACGAAGGGATCTTGCAGGTTGCAAGATACAAACTCCCCAATCCTCTCTTGCACTTCTTCCGAAAGCGGGCCCTTCAAGTGGAGACGTATCAGTTGCTCGATCTTCTCCTGCCCGAGTTTTCTCTCCTTAAAGAAATGTCATCGACCGGAGGAGACGGCATGGAGGGTTCAGCGGGAGATAATTTAAATCCGTTTAAAGCTAAGGGACTGGCCCCGGTGGTATTTTGGTCGGGAGTTCTCAATGCCGACACCAACACTAAAACCTATACTTACGATGTTCCTGATTATTTTAATGGAAGCCTACGAATAATGGCCGTGGCGAGTTCCACCTCAGGAGTGGGATCCACCGAAAGCGCGTCGTTCTCCCGAGGGGACTTTATCATTACGCCCACCACCCCGGTCTTCATTGCTCCATCTGACGAAATCCATGTGGGCGTCAATGTTTCTAACCAAATCGAAAATTCAAAGAGCTCCACCGAGGTCAATTTGAGTGTGAATACCTCCGAGCAGCTCGAAGTGCTTGGAGAAAAAACGAAGAAACTCAACATTCCTCAAGGTCGAGAAGTGGGATCTTCATTTGTTCTCAAAGCCGGAGACCGTCTCGGAGTGGCCGACCTGCAGTTTTCGGCGACCAATGGAAAAGAATCCGCCACGTTTAAACATCAAGTGAGTTTAAGACCGGCAACGCCGCTCATCACAACCGTGGAGACCGGCATTGCGGGGAAATGGCCTCTGGATTTAAATCTCTCCCGCAAAATGTTTAAAGAGAAAGCCAGCAATACGCTGGCGATTTCTCCTACGCCGCTCGCGATCAGCTCGGGACTGATTCACTTTTTAAATGATTTTCCCCATGGCTGCACGGAGCAGATTGTTTCTCAAACAATTCCCAGCCTAGCATTGATGGGGCAAAAAGATCTTCCGTCTCATCTCAAAAAAGCGAAGGAAGCTCACGAGAATCTGATATCGGTCCTTAGGACACGGCAGACGCCTCAGGGAGGATTCTCATTGTATGGAAATAGCAATTCCGATTCCCACCCCGCGTCTCTTTACGTCATCCACTATCTTTTGGAAGCGCGCGAGCGAGGCCTGGATACGCCAGAAGACATGTCCGTGGCCATGACTTCTTATTTGCAATCTTCAGAATTAAGAAAGGTGGCAAGTCTTTCTCTGGCCCGCACTTTTGCGCAAGCTCTCTACCTTCAGGCACGTTCGGGGTTAGTTCCAACGAATGATTTAAACTTCCTCATGGAAGCCCTTCAGAAGTCCTTCAAGGATCAATGGAGGACCGACGCCATTGCGATCTATATCGCAGGCACCTATCAGCTCCTCCAGCAGGAGGACAAGGGCTGGACTCTTTTAAAAGATCTTAAAATGAATGAAACAAAGGTCGTCGACTTCTCCTCTTACTATGATTCAATATCACGCGACGCTCTTTTAATTAATATGGTGTCTCGTCATTTCCCGGGCCGACTCAAGGACGTATTAAATAACGAAGCTCTTCAAGCATTTGTAAAACCAATCTTGAATCGTCAGTTAAATACCGTGCAGGCGGCCCAAGTGATTCTTGCCTTCTCGAGTTTAAACACTTTAGCGGAAAAGAAAGGTTTCCCGGGCTCAATCCAAGCCCAACAGATCGTTTCTGGACAAGCCTCACCCATCGCACTTCCTAATAAACTTGTGAGTGAAGTGAGCGTAGGTCTTGATGCCGAAAAAGTAACGATCAGTGGAGATGAGTCCATGCTTCCGGTGTTTTACTCGATGACTCAAAAAGGCTTTGATCAAACTCTTCCTAATCAAGAAATCAAAAAGAAGATCGAAGTGTCGAGAGTCTTTGAAGATCACAAAGGAAAAGCTGTTTCCACTGTAAAAATGGGGGATGAAGTGACGGTCAAACTTCGACTTCGAGGGGTCGATAAAACATATATTCCCTATATCGTCATCGTGGACTTGTTCCCCGCAGGATTTGAACTTTTAAGAGACGAAGTGGTCTCCAATGCGGAGTCGCTCGAAAAGCGAGAGGATCGGTTATTAGTGTACACCTCCGCCTCGGAAACATTGCAGGAGATCACTTATAAATTAAAGGCCACTCATAAAGGAAAATTCTCTGTGCCTCCTGTTTTCGCCGAGTCCATGTATGACCGTTCAGTTCAATACATCGGCGTGGCTCAAAAGATCACGGTGGACTAG